A region of Polyangiaceae bacterium DNA encodes the following proteins:
- a CDS encoding cyclic nucleotide-binding domain-containing protein has product MIEAIMETESLARSLREHSLVKGLSDGHVDFLSGCTKNIRIPAGRFVFREGAAADELYLVRSGKIALEVHDGARGAVILETIGGDDALGWAAINPPYRWSIDARAIEPTLLFAINGTCLRQKLDADHTFGYAFTRRLMNEIHERLERARLQALDVYRV; this is encoded by the coding sequence ATGATTGAAGCCATCATGGAAACGGAATCACTGGCGCGATCGCTGAGAGAGCATTCCCTCGTCAAGGGGCTATCGGACGGGCATGTCGACTTTTTGAGCGGCTGTACGAAGAACATACGAATTCCGGCGGGTCGATTCGTATTTCGCGAAGGGGCTGCCGCGGATGAATTGTACCTCGTGCGGTCGGGCAAAATCGCACTCGAAGTGCACGACGGGGCGCGAGGCGCGGTCATCTTGGAAACCATTGGCGGCGACGACGCGCTCGGCTGGGCGGCCATCAATCCGCCTTATCGCTGGAGTATCGACGCGCGGGCCATCGAGCCGACGCTGTTATTCGCAATCAATGGCACGTGTTTGCGTCAGAAGCTCGATGCGGATCATACCTTTGGTTACGCTTTCACGCGGCGATTGATGAACGAAATTCACGAACGGCTCGAGCGCGCTCGCTTGCAAGCGCTCGACGTGTACCGGGTTTGA
- a CDS encoding FAD/NAD(P)-binding protein, with the protein MPRRDVMVPEFLPITRMRRETRDVFTIEFDVTARGGFSFAPGQFNMLYPFGMGESAISISGDPARPDNLVHTIRAVGTVTRALQGLRKGDIIGVRGPFGRPWPVADAQGKDLVIVAGGIGLAPLRPVIYHALRNRDAFGKVVIIYGSRNPADLLFTKELEEWRGRLDFQVEVTVDAADRTWKGHTGVVTKHIGRTVFDPGNTMAMMCGPEIMMRFTARELERLGMPVENIWITMERNMRCGAALCGHCQFGSSLICRDGPVYRYDEVAHLLSVREV; encoded by the coding sequence ATGCCGCGCCGGGATGTGATGGTCCCCGAGTTTTTGCCGATTACGCGCATGCGTCGCGAAACGCGGGACGTGTTCACGATCGAATTCGATGTGACGGCGCGTGGGGGGTTTTCATTCGCGCCCGGTCAATTCAACATGCTTTATCCATTTGGCATGGGTGAAAGCGCCATTTCGATCAGCGGCGATCCCGCTCGTCCAGACAATCTCGTGCACACGATACGAGCCGTGGGAACGGTGACGCGAGCGCTGCAAGGTCTACGCAAAGGCGATATCATCGGCGTAAGGGGACCTTTTGGCCGTCCTTGGCCCGTTGCCGACGCACAGGGTAAAGACTTGGTGATCGTGGCTGGAGGGATTGGTTTGGCGCCGCTCAGGCCCGTCATTTACCATGCCTTGCGCAATCGAGACGCATTCGGAAAAGTGGTCATCATTTACGGCTCGAGGAATCCGGCCGATCTGCTTTTCACGAAAGAGCTCGAAGAATGGCGCGGGCGGCTCGATTTTCAAGTCGAAGTGACGGTGGACGCGGCCGATCGCACGTGGAAGGGGCATACCGGTGTCGTGACGAAACACATCGGGCGCACGGTGTTCGATCCGGGCAATACGATGGCGATGATGTGCGGGCCCGAAATCATGATGCGTTTTACCGCAAGGGAGCTCGAAAGACTCGGAATGCCCGTGGAAAACATTTGGATCACCATGGAGCGCAACATGCGTTGTGGTGCGGCGCTTTGCGGGCATTGTCAATTCGGTTCGTCGCTCATTTGTCGAGACGGACCGGTGTATCGGTACGACGAGGTGGCGCATCTATTGTCGGTGCGGGAGGTATGA
- a CDS encoding oxidoreductase produces MAKEKRPKLAVFKFASCDGCQLSLLDCEDELLLVASAVRIANFAEASSAVLRGPYDVSLVEGSITTAHDAERIQKIRKESRVLVTIGACATAGGVQALRNLRDVKEFASIVYARPEYIDTLATSTAIAAHVKVDYELRGCPIDKKQLLEVLSALLAGRKPSIATSSVCEECKKRGNTCVMVAHGTACLGPVTHAGCGALCPTYHRGCYGCFGPAETTNTASLEKALLATGKTHEEIMRLYSTFNVGAPEFDKARREQLVQIRPRESGRG; encoded by the coding sequence GTGGCAAAAGAAAAGCGCCCCAAGCTCGCGGTATTCAAGTTCGCCTCGTGTGACGGCTGCCAGCTCAGTTTGCTCGATTGTGAAGACGAGCTATTGCTCGTGGCCAGCGCCGTGCGCATAGCGAATTTTGCGGAAGCCTCGAGCGCCGTGCTTCGAGGGCCGTACGACGTGTCGCTTGTCGAGGGGTCGATCACGACGGCGCACGATGCCGAGCGGATTCAAAAGATTCGGAAGGAATCGCGCGTGCTCGTGACGATCGGCGCGTGTGCGACCGCGGGCGGCGTACAAGCGCTCCGGAATTTGCGCGATGTGAAAGAATTCGCCAGCATCGTATACGCAAGGCCCGAATACATCGATACACTGGCGACGTCGACGGCGATTGCTGCGCACGTAAAAGTCGATTATGAATTGCGAGGCTGTCCAATCGATAAAAAGCAACTTCTCGAAGTGCTCTCGGCGCTCCTTGCGGGTCGCAAACCGTCGATTGCGACGAGCTCGGTATGCGAAGAGTGCAAAAAGCGAGGCAATACGTGCGTAATGGTGGCGCATGGGACGGCGTGCCTCGGTCCCGTGACGCACGCGGGGTGTGGAGCGCTGTGTCCGACGTATCACCGCGGATGTTATGGTTGTTTCGGCCCGGCAGAAACGACGAATACGGCGAGCCTCGAGAAAGCGCTGCTCGCAACGGGCAAAACGCACGAGGAAATCATGCGGCTTTATTCGACGTTCAACGTCGGGGCGCCGGAATTCGACAAGGCGCGGCGCGAGCAGCTCGTGCAAATTCGGCCGAGGGAGAGCGGACGTGGCTAA
- a CDS encoding Ni/Fe hydrogenase subunit alpha — translation MAKTIKVDYLTRVEGEGALTIRYRGDKPSAVELRIFEPPRFFEAFLRTRSLFEVPDIVARICGICPVAYQMSACHAIEDALGVQIDGSLRALRRLLYCGEWIESHGLHAFMLHVPDFLGYPDAITMAKDHRDWVVRGLGIKKAGNAIVSALGGREIHPINVRIGGFYRVPTRGELETLLPMLETALKDTELAVEWFATFDYPDFERDYEFVALRHPDEYPFCEGRIISTKGIDIDVRDYESVFVEEHVAHTTALQAKVRDRADYFCGPLARFNTNEDKLYDRARELARKIRFSAPVKNPYKSLIARGIELVQVLDEAIRIIRAYERPDKPVVDVTPKAGTGYGCTEAPRGILWHRYTIDDEGLITDARIVPPTSQNQKCIEQDLWQVAPGLAQMDHKAATHRAEQTVRNYDPCISCSTHFLKLTIERE, via the coding sequence GTGGCTAAAACGATCAAGGTCGACTATTTGACGCGTGTCGAGGGCGAGGGGGCGCTCACGATTCGGTACCGGGGCGACAAACCGTCGGCCGTGGAGCTGCGCATATTCGAGCCGCCTCGGTTTTTCGAAGCATTTCTGCGCACGCGGTCGCTTTTCGAAGTGCCCGACATCGTGGCGCGAATTTGCGGAATATGCCCCGTGGCGTACCAAATGAGCGCTTGTCATGCGATCGAAGATGCGCTCGGCGTCCAAATCGATGGATCTCTTCGCGCGCTGCGGCGCCTATTGTATTGTGGCGAATGGATCGAAAGTCACGGCCTGCACGCATTCATGCTGCATGTGCCGGACTTTTTGGGATATCCGGATGCCATTACGATGGCGAAGGATCATCGCGATTGGGTCGTGCGGGGGCTGGGCATCAAAAAGGCGGGCAATGCCATCGTTTCGGCGCTCGGCGGGCGTGAAATCCATCCGATCAACGTGCGAATCGGTGGGTTTTACCGCGTACCGACGCGTGGTGAGCTCGAAACGCTGCTTCCCATGCTTGAAACGGCGCTCAAGGATACCGAATTGGCAGTGGAATGGTTTGCCACGTTCGATTATCCGGACTTCGAGCGGGATTACGAATTCGTTGCGTTGCGGCATCCGGACGAATATCCTTTCTGCGAAGGACGAATCATATCGACGAAGGGCATCGACATCGATGTGCGCGATTATGAATCGGTGTTCGTGGAAGAGCACGTCGCGCATACGACGGCGCTTCAGGCAAAAGTGCGGGATCGCGCGGATTACTTCTGCGGGCCGCTGGCTCGATTCAACACGAACGAGGACAAACTTTACGACCGCGCGCGGGAATTGGCGCGCAAGATACGTTTTTCCGCGCCGGTGAAAAACCCCTACAAGAGTTTGATTGCTCGGGGGATCGAGCTCGTGCAGGTGCTCGACGAAGCCATTCGAATCATTCGTGCCTACGAGCGTCCGGACAAACCAGTCGTCGACGTCACGCCAAAAGCGGGTACGGGTTATGGTTGCACGGAAGCGCCGCGCGGCATTCTGTGGCACCGTTACACGATTGACGACGAAGGATTGATCACGGACGCGCGCATCGTGCCACCGACGTCGCAAAATCAAAAATGCATCGAACAGGACTTGTGGCAAGTCGCTCCGGGGTTGGCGCAGATGGATCACAAGGCCGCAACGCATCGAGCCGAGCAGACGGTGCGCAATTACGATCCGTGCATTTCGTGTTCGACCCACTTTTTGAAGCTCACGATCGAAAGGGAATGA
- a CDS encoding hydrogenase maturation protease gives MVVRIVGIGRKAGGDDGAGPAVIERLRTEGETNGFELHEIGEPSALIPLLEGADRVIVVDAALGAGAPGTVLVVRPEDVETAPISSVSTHGMSVGQAIALARAVSSEKVCPHIYLVAIAAEKPAGVVFGLSSAVSASINEAARTARALARHTAEA, from the coding sequence GTGGTCGTGCGCATCGTCGGAATTGGCAGAAAAGCCGGCGGGGACGACGGAGCTGGTCCGGCGGTCATCGAACGATTGCGCACGGAAGGCGAAACGAATGGATTCGAATTGCACGAAATCGGCGAGCCCTCGGCGTTGATCCCGCTGCTCGAAGGCGCCGACCGAGTTATCGTGGTGGATGCTGCGCTCGGTGCAGGCGCCCCTGGTACGGTGCTCGTCGTTCGTCCGGAAGACGTGGAAACTGCTCCGATTTCTTCCGTTTCGACGCACGGCATGAGCGTCGGGCAAGCAATAGCGCTTGCCCGAGCCGTTTCGTCCGAAAAGGTTTGTCCACATATTTACCTGGTTGCCATTGCTGCCGAAAAACCCGCCGGAGTGGTCTTTGGTTTGTCCTCGGCAGTATCGGCTTCCATCAACGAAGCCGCACGAACGGCTCGCGCGCTTGCGCGTCACACTGCGGAGGCTTGA
- a CDS encoding hydrogenase maturation nickel metallochaperone HypA, giving the protein MHESSLGRDVLRAVLERAAEAGATRVRVVRGHVSETEWLDPEAIAFHFAAFARGTAAEGARLELTTKWVEADCQNCGKRYKPDHHVMLCPHCGSTEAELLGETGLRIETIEVD; this is encoded by the coding sequence ATGCACGAATCATCGCTGGGTCGAGATGTTTTGCGAGCGGTGCTCGAACGAGCTGCTGAAGCAGGGGCCACGCGCGTGCGTGTCGTACGCGGTCACGTGTCGGAAACAGAATGGCTGGACCCCGAGGCGATCGCATTTCATTTCGCCGCTTTTGCGCGAGGGACGGCTGCCGAAGGCGCGCGCCTGGAATTGACGACGAAGTGGGTCGAAGCCGATTGCCAGAATTGCGGCAAACGCTACAAGCCCGACCACCACGTGATGCTCTGCCCGCATTGTGGATCGACGGAGGCCGAGCTCTTGGGCGAAACGGGATTGCGCATCGAAACGATCGAGGTTGATTAG